Proteins encoded within one genomic window of Burkholderiaceae bacterium:
- a CDS encoding Putative transmembrane protein, with the protein MKRGFYTIMAAQFFSSLADNALFVAAVELIKVGGGKAWQSAALVPMFALFYVILAPFVGAFADSQPKGRVMFISNAIKMVGCALMLVGTHPLLSYAVVGLGAAAYSPAKYGILTELLPASLLVKANGWIEGLTIGSIILGVLLGGQLIGHRVSSMLLSFDFPVFDTGIHTPPQAAIAVLIGVYSLAAGLNLRIPLTGVEMRPMARNFVELVPDFLRCNSRLWHDKLGQISLATTTLFWGVSGNLRYIVLAWSAVALGYSMTQASSLIGVIAIGTAAGAVIASMQMRLDSATRVIPLGIAMGLLLILLNAIHNVWVAAPFLILLGGLGGYLVVPMNALLQHRGHNLMGAGRSIAVQNFNEQACILILGALYSLAAGLGLSAFAAITGFGVIVAVMMWLIGRRHRYNCKHYADEVEHLLAIARSDVRHG; encoded by the coding sequence ATGAAGCGCGGTTTCTACACCATCATGGCGGCGCAGTTCTTCAGCTCGCTCGCCGACAACGCGCTGTTCGTCGCCGCGGTGGAGCTGATCAAGGTCGGAGGCGGCAAGGCGTGGCAAAGCGCCGCGCTGGTGCCGATGTTTGCGCTGTTCTACGTGATCCTCGCGCCGTTCGTCGGCGCGTTCGCCGACTCGCAGCCCAAGGGCCGGGTCATGTTCATCAGCAACGCGATCAAGATGGTCGGCTGCGCGTTGATGCTGGTCGGCACGCACCCTCTGCTGTCGTACGCGGTGGTCGGCCTCGGCGCGGCCGCCTACTCGCCGGCGAAGTACGGCATCCTGACCGAGCTGTTGCCGGCGTCGCTGCTGGTGAAGGCAAACGGTTGGATCGAGGGGCTGACCATCGGGTCGATCATTCTCGGCGTGCTGCTGGGCGGGCAACTGATCGGGCACCGGGTTTCGAGCATGCTGCTGTCATTCGATTTCCCGGTCTTCGACACCGGCATCCACACACCGCCGCAGGCCGCGATCGCGGTGCTGATCGGGGTCTACTCGCTGGCCGCCGGGTTGAATTTGCGCATCCCGCTCACCGGTGTCGAGATGCGGCCGATGGCGCGCAACTTCGTCGAGCTGGTGCCGGACTTCCTGCGCTGCAACTCAAGGTTGTGGCACGACAAGCTGGGCCAGATCTCGCTGGCGACCACCACGCTGTTCTGGGGCGTCAGCGGCAACCTGCGCTACATCGTGCTCGCATGGAGCGCGGTCGCGCTCGGCTACAGCATGACACAGGCGTCGTCGCTGATCGGCGTGATCGCGATCGGCACCGCGGCCGGCGCGGTGATCGCGTCGATGCAGATGCGGCTCGACAGCGCAACGCGCGTGATTCCGCTCGGCATCGCGATGGGGCTGCTGCTGATTCTGCTGAACGCGATCCATAACGTATGGGTCGCGGCGCCGTTCCTGATCCTGCTCGGCGGACTCGGCGGTTATCTGGTGGTGCCGATGAACGCGCTGTTGCAGCACCGCGGTCACAACCTGATGGGCGCCGGCCGATCGATCGCGGTGCAGAACTTCAACGAGCAGGCCTGCATCCTGATCCTGGGCGCGCTCTACAGCCTCGCGGCCGGGCTCGGCCTGTCGGCGTTCGCCGCGATCACCGGCTTCGGCGTGATCGTCGCGGTGATGATGTGGCTGATCGGCCGGCGCCACCGCTACAACTGCAAGCACTACGCCGACGAGGTCGAGCACCTGCTCGCGATCGCGCGCAGCGACGTGCGGCACGGATGA